The following are encoded together in the Salinibacterium sp. UTAS2018 genome:
- a CDS encoding ABC transporter ATP-binding protein, producing the protein MTLAIETRALTKRYGRHTALDGMDLAVETGSVFGMIGPNGAGKTTAMRLLLDIIRPTSGQATVLGRSPLSGGAALRREIGFLPGELLLQGRVTGRSLLKHYAEISGRVAPGRVDELAERLGLDLTRHVRTLSKGNKQKLGLVQAFMHDPKLLVLDEPTSGLDPLIQQEFLSMVREAQHNGQTVFLSSHVLSEIQNAADKVAVLRNGVIVKVGDVASLRASAVRRVFVDFADASAASIQSALAALPNLDHLTVTEGEVVQVTGTVEGHIDALVKAIAPFHVVDLRVEEQDLESSVIELYSKEASE; encoded by the coding sequence ATGACTCTCGCCATTGAAACCCGGGCGCTCACGAAGCGCTACGGCCGCCACACTGCCCTCGACGGCATGGATCTCGCCGTCGAAACCGGCAGCGTGTTCGGCATGATCGGCCCCAACGGCGCCGGCAAAACCACTGCAATGCGGTTGCTTCTCGACATCATCCGCCCCACCTCCGGCCAGGCCACCGTGCTCGGCCGCTCCCCGCTCAGCGGTGGCGCTGCACTGCGCCGCGAGATCGGTTTTCTTCCGGGAGAATTGCTTCTTCAAGGCCGCGTCACCGGCCGCTCGCTGCTCAAGCATTACGCAGAGATCAGTGGGCGCGTTGCCCCCGGTCGCGTTGACGAGCTCGCCGAACGACTCGGGCTCGATCTCACCCGTCACGTTCGCACGCTCTCCAAAGGCAACAAACAGAAACTCGGTCTCGTTCAGGCCTTCATGCACGACCCCAAGCTGCTCGTGCTCGACGAACCCACCAGCGGCCTCGACCCCCTTATTCAACAAGAGTTCTTGAGCATGGTGCGTGAAGCCCAGCACAACGGTCAAACCGTGTTCCTCAGCTCGCACGTGCTGAGCGAAATCCAGAACGCCGCCGACAAAGTAGCCGTCCTCCGCAACGGCGTGATCGTCAAGGTCGGCGATGTCGCGAGCCTGCGTGCCAGCGCCGTGCGCCGCGTTTTCGTCGACTTCGCGGATGCCTCGGCAGCGAGCATCCAATCAGCGCTCGCTGCGCTGCCGAACCTTGATCACCTCACTGTCACCGAGGGCGAGGTGGTTCAGGTGACGGGCACCGTCGAGGGACACATCGATGCCCTCGTCAAGGCGATTGCTCCCTTCCACGTCGTCGACCTCCGGGTCGAAGAGCAAGATCTTGAGTCCTCGGTCATTGAGCTCTACTCGAAAGAGGCAAGCGAATGA
- a CDS encoding SURF1 family cytochrome oxidase biogenesis protein yields the protein MVTPRSTASAAPAEPAAETAPATMWEIARRPRWIGALILALAIAASFAALGQWQLSRSLEGGEITEQQSETVEVLDTVATAQAPLSYLTTGQTVTFEAELIAGDYIVLSERNNDVGGRGYWVVGHAVEPSGASVAVALGWAATSDAAASAISQLEASPPASTITGRLLPTESPQQSDFEQGQRTALAVSELVNLWAEVPAGTYGGYVVSFDAPAGLEAIDSPPPSTEVSLNLLNVFYAVEWVVFAGFAVFLWYRLVRDVWEEEREVSTPDPAVD from the coding sequence ATGGTCACACCCCGATCGACTGCTTCGGCGGCGCCTGCCGAACCCGCAGCGGAGACGGCACCGGCGACGATGTGGGAGATTGCCCGTCGGCCGCGTTGGATCGGCGCACTCATTTTGGCGCTCGCGATCGCGGCAAGTTTCGCGGCTCTGGGGCAGTGGCAGTTGAGCCGCAGCCTTGAAGGTGGCGAGATCACCGAGCAGCAGTCCGAAACGGTCGAGGTGCTCGACACTGTCGCCACGGCCCAAGCTCCGCTTTCGTACCTGACGACCGGTCAAACGGTCACGTTCGAAGCCGAGTTGATCGCGGGTGACTACATTGTGCTCTCCGAACGTAACAACGATGTCGGGGGGCGCGGCTACTGGGTCGTGGGCCACGCCGTTGAGCCGAGCGGTGCCAGTGTGGCGGTAGCACTCGGCTGGGCTGCGACGTCGGATGCCGCGGCATCCGCTATCTCGCAGCTTGAGGCTTCGCCACCCGCGTCGACCATCACGGGCCGGCTGTTGCCGACTGAGTCACCGCAACAGTCCGACTTTGAGCAGGGGCAGCGCACGGCTCTTGCCGTCTCTGAACTCGTGAACCTGTGGGCTGAGGTGCCCGCCGGAACCTACGGTGGTTACGTGGTCAGTTTCGATGCCCCCGCTGGCCTCGAAGCGATCGATTCTCCGCCGCCATCGACCGAAGTTTCGCTCAACCTGCTCAACGTGTTTTACGCCGTGGAGTGGGTTGTGTTTGCAGGCTTTGCGGTGTTCCTCTGGTACCGCCTGGTGCGGGATGTCTGGGAAGAAGAGCGCGAAGTTTCTACCCCTGACCCGGCCGTAGACTAG
- a CDS encoding ABC transporter permease subunit encodes MSTPQRTILPLTRRNLADSWRGLLGWTAGVAGAIFLYVPLYSSFSGDNAGFDEIIKSLPEGLASTLGFEDLASGAGYVQATYLGLIGFVLFTIAATLWSSAAIAGDEESGSLELTLAHGVSRVQIMVERSLGVILRLVWLAVVSALLILALNDSSGIELEPINVIGGCLTLLALGVLAASVGLAVGAITGRRAYASAAAAAISLLGYVLNSLGNQSADVEWLHALSPYHWAFGDSPLSNGADGGALALLFGISALALAIGGFVFNRRDVSA; translated from the coding sequence ATGAGTACACCGCAGCGCACCATCCTTCCGCTCACTCGACGCAACCTCGCCGACTCTTGGCGCGGGCTGCTGGGCTGGACCGCCGGAGTTGCCGGCGCGATCTTCCTCTACGTGCCGCTGTACTCCTCGTTCTCGGGCGATAACGCCGGCTTCGACGAGATCATCAAGTCACTCCCCGAGGGGCTGGCAAGCACGCTCGGGTTCGAAGACCTCGCCAGCGGTGCCGGTTATGTGCAGGCCACGTACCTCGGGCTGATCGGTTTCGTACTCTTCACGATCGCCGCCACGCTCTGGAGCTCGGCGGCAATCGCGGGCGACGAAGAGTCGGGCTCTCTCGAACTCACCCTCGCCCACGGCGTCTCTCGGGTACAGATCATGGTCGAACGCAGCCTCGGCGTGATCTTGCGCCTGGTGTGGCTCGCCGTGGTCTCGGCGCTGCTGATTCTTGCGCTCAACGATTCATCGGGAATCGAGCTCGAACCGATCAACGTGATTGGCGGATGCCTCACGCTCTTGGCTCTCGGAGTGCTCGCCGCCAGCGTCGGACTCGCCGTCGGCGCGATCACGGGTCGCCGCGCCTACGCCTCCGCAGCAGCAGCAGCAATCTCCCTGCTCGGCTATGTGCTGAACTCGCTCGGCAACCAGAGTGCTGACGTCGAGTGGCTTCATGCCCTTTCCCCTTACCACTGGGCTTTCGGAGATTCGCCGCTCAGCAACGGCGCCGACGGGGGTGCGCTCGCACTCCTCTTCGGCATCTCAGCCCTCGCCCTGGCGATTGGCGGGTTCGTGTTCAACCGCCGCGACGTGTCCGCCTAG
- the guaB gene encoding IMP dehydrogenase, whose protein sequence is MEQPDPFGFVGLTYDDVMLLPGHTDVIPSDADTSSRLTRRIRVSSPLISSAMDTVTEARMAIAMARNGGLGVLHRNLSIDDQAAYVDKVKRSESGMITNPVTTTQQATVAEVDALCGQFRVSGLPVIEEDGTLVGIITNRDMRFIEPEDMDSVLVRDVMTTTPLITAPVGIDREGAIALLSKHKIEKLPLVDEAGKLSGLITVKDFEKTDQYPNATKDDEGRLRVGAAIGFFGDAWERAERLRDAGVDLIVVDTANGESAGVIDIVRRLKADSSFDAIDIIGGNVATRAGAQALIDAGVDAVKVGVGPGSICTTRVVAGVGVPQVTAVYEASLAARAAGIPVIADGGLQYSGDIAKALVAGAETVMLGSLLAGTDESPGDLIFLNGKQFKSYRGMGSLGAMQTRGKKTSYSRDRYFQADVPSDDQLIPEGIEGQVPYRGPVSTVMYQLLGGLRQSMFYTGARTIQELQQKGKFVRITAAGLKESHPHDIQMVVEAPNYRR, encoded by the coding sequence ATGGAACAGCCAGACCCCTTCGGCTTCGTCGGCCTCACTTATGACGACGTAATGCTTTTGCCCGGGCACACCGACGTAATTCCAAGCGATGCTGACACCAGTTCACGTCTTACCCGCAGAATCCGCGTATCTTCGCCCCTAATCTCGTCGGCGATGGACACCGTCACTGAGGCTCGAATGGCTATCGCGATGGCCCGCAACGGTGGTCTCGGGGTGCTTCACCGCAACCTCTCCATCGATGATCAGGCGGCCTACGTCGACAAGGTCAAGCGGAGCGAATCCGGCATGATTACCAATCCGGTAACAACTACGCAACAAGCGACCGTTGCCGAAGTGGATGCCCTCTGCGGGCAGTTCCGCGTCTCTGGTCTTCCGGTTATCGAAGAAGACGGAACGCTCGTGGGAATCATCACGAACCGCGACATGCGCTTCATCGAACCAGAAGACATGGACTCGGTTCTTGTGCGTGACGTCATGACGACGACGCCTCTCATCACTGCTCCCGTCGGAATCGATCGCGAGGGCGCGATCGCTCTCCTTAGCAAGCACAAGATCGAAAAACTCCCTCTCGTTGACGAGGCCGGCAAGCTCAGCGGCCTCATCACCGTCAAGGACTTCGAAAAGACTGATCAGTACCCCAACGCCACAAAGGATGATGAGGGCCGACTGCGCGTGGGAGCGGCAATCGGATTCTTCGGTGACGCGTGGGAGCGTGCGGAGCGGTTGCGCGATGCGGGCGTTGACCTCATTGTTGTCGACACCGCCAACGGTGAATCCGCCGGCGTGATCGACATCGTCCGCCGTCTCAAGGCCGACTCGTCTTTCGACGCGATCGACATCATCGGCGGGAATGTCGCTACTCGTGCTGGAGCTCAGGCTCTGATCGATGCCGGGGTGGATGCCGTAAAGGTGGGTGTTGGCCCCGGCTCGATCTGCACCACCCGCGTCGTCGCCGGTGTTGGCGTGCCGCAGGTGACCGCCGTGTACGAAGCATCGCTCGCGGCGCGCGCGGCTGGCATCCCGGTCATCGCTGACGGTGGACTCCAATACTCCGGTGACATCGCCAAGGCACTTGTGGCCGGTGCTGAAACCGTCATGCTCGGTTCGTTGCTCGCGGGAACCGATGAGAGCCCCGGCGACCTCATCTTCCTCAACGGCAAGCAGTTCAAGAGCTACCGCGGCATGGGTTCGCTTGGTGCGATGCAGACGCGAGGCAAGAAGACCTCGTACTCGCGGGACCGCTACTTCCAGGCGGATGTTCCCTCGGACGACCAGTTGATCCCTGAAGGTATCGAAGGTCAGGTTCCGTATCGCGGACCGGTCTCCACGGTGATGTACCAACTGCTCGGTGGCTTGCGCCAGTCGATGTTCTACACCGGGGCTCGCACGATTCAGGAGCTGCAGCAGAAGGGCAAGTTCGTGCGCATTACTGCCGCTGGCTTGAAAGAATCGCACCCTCACGACATTCAGATGGTTGTTGAGGCACCGAACTACCGTCGCTAA
- a CDS encoding GuaB3 family IMP dehydrogenase-related protein, whose product MNDFEIGRAKRARRVYSFDDIAIVPSRRTRDPRDVSVNWTIDAYTFDIPVIAAPMDSVVSPATAIAMGKLGGLGVLDLEGLWTRYENPEPVLEEIRNLPADQATARMQALYSEPIKPALVTQRLAEIREAGVPVAGALSPQRTKELHQTVVDAGVDLFVIRGTTVSAEHVSKTSEPLNLKEFIYELDVPVIVGGAATYTAALHLMRTGAAGVLVGFGGGASSTTRTALGIHAPMATAVADVAGARRDYMDESGGRYVHVIADGGLGTSGDIVKAIAVGADAVMLGSALARATEAPGGGYHWGQEAHHSELPRGNRVEVGQLAPLAEILNGPSAHPNGQSNLVGALRRSMATTGYSDLKEFQRVDVVVAPYNTL is encoded by the coding sequence GTGAATGATTTCGAGATTGGCCGCGCCAAGCGCGCTCGCCGCGTCTATTCCTTTGATGACATCGCTATCGTGCCCTCGCGCCGTACGCGGGACCCGCGCGATGTCTCGGTGAACTGGACGATTGACGCCTACACCTTCGACATCCCCGTCATCGCGGCTCCCATGGACTCCGTGGTGTCGCCCGCGACGGCTATCGCAATGGGAAAGCTCGGCGGCCTTGGTGTGCTCGACCTCGAAGGTCTCTGGACTCGTTACGAGAACCCCGAGCCCGTGCTCGAAGAGATCCGCAATCTTCCCGCCGACCAGGCGACCGCGCGCATGCAGGCGCTGTACTCCGAGCCGATCAAGCCGGCACTCGTGACGCAGCGTCTCGCCGAAATTCGCGAAGCCGGAGTGCCCGTCGCCGGCGCGCTCAGCCCGCAGCGTACGAAAGAACTTCACCAGACCGTGGTGGATGCCGGAGTCGACCTGTTCGTCATCCGCGGCACAACCGTCAGCGCCGAGCACGTCTCCAAGACGAGCGAACCCCTCAACCTCAAGGAGTTCATCTACGAACTCGACGTTCCCGTGATCGTGGGAGGAGCTGCTACCTACACGGCGGCGCTGCACCTCATGCGGACCGGTGCTGCTGGCGTACTCGTCGGGTTCGGCGGCGGAGCCTCCAGCACAACGCGGACTGCTCTCGGCATCCACGCTCCCATGGCCACCGCCGTAGCGGATGTTGCCGGTGCTCGCCGCGATTACATGGATGAGTCGGGCGGCCGTTACGTTCACGTCATCGCCGATGGAGGCCTCGGCACGAGCGGCGACATCGTCAAGGCGATCGCGGTCGGCGCAGACGCCGTCATGCTGGGCAGTGCCCTCGCTCGCGCGACGGAAGCTCCCGGCGGCGGTTACCACTGGGGTCAAGAAGCGCACCACTCCGAATTGCCTCGCGGCAACCGTGTTGAGGTCGGTCAGCTTGCTCCTCTCGCCGAAATTCTTAACGGTCCGTCGGCTCACCCCAACGGCCAGTCGAACCTCGTCGGTGCGCTTCGCCGCTCGATGGCCACGACCGGGTACTCGGATCTCAAAGAGTTCCAACGGGTCGATGTGGTTGTGGCTCCGTACAACACGCTGTAG